The Desulfovibrio sp. UIB00 genome has a window encoding:
- the rsmA gene encoding 16S rRNA (adenine(1518)-N(6)/adenine(1519)-N(6))-dimethyltransferase RsmA, whose product MQHQESTHGQPRAKKSLGQHFLKREDICRRIATLLLPKPEDMVLEIGPGPGALTRAIEEQPHARLLLLEKDRHWAAERQRLGEARTQAVLTDALRFDWRRITPDKPWKVIGNLPYNVASPLIWDIVSRATGWQRAAFMVQKEVGQRLAAQPNTNHYGALSVWVQSYARPRMEFIVGPGAFSPPPKVDSAVLSFDPLPPERRPAHPEILSRLLRVCFQQRRKQLGGVFRRSGQPGLEAALEKTGIDPSLRPEALANKDFQALAAFWAEQLDNNA is encoded by the coding sequence ATGCAGCACCAAGAATCTACACACGGCCAGCCCCGCGCAAAAAAAAGCCTCGGCCAGCACTTTTTGAAGCGCGAAGACATCTGCCGCCGTATTGCCACGCTGCTGCTGCCCAAGCCCGAAGATATGGTGCTTGAGATCGGCCCAGGCCCAGGCGCGCTGACCCGCGCCATTGAGGAACAGCCCCACGCCCGCCTGCTGCTGCTTGAAAAAGACCGCCACTGGGCGGCTGAGCGCCAGCGCCTTGGCGAGGCCCGCACCCAGGCGGTGCTGACAGATGCCCTGCGTTTTGATTGGCGGCGCATCACGCCCGATAAACCGTGGAAGGTCATAGGCAACCTGCCCTACAACGTGGCTTCGCCCCTCATATGGGACATTGTTTCGCGCGCAACGGGCTGGCAGCGCGCGGCCTTTATGGTGCAAAAAGAGGTGGGCCAGAGGTTGGCTGCACAGCCCAATACCAATCACTACGGCGCGCTTTCGGTCTGGGTGCAAAGCTACGCCCGCCCGCGCATGGAATTTATTGTGGGGCCGGGGGCCTTCAGCCCGCCGCCCAAGGTGGATTCTGCCGTGCTCTCTTTTGATCCTCTGCCGCCAGAGCGCAGGCCAGCTCACCCCGAGATTCTGTCTCGCCTCTTGCGCGTGTGCTTCCAGCAGCGCCGCAAACAGCTTGGCGGCGTTTTCAGACGCAGCGGTCAGCCGGGGCTTGAAGCCGCGCTGGAAAAGACAGGCATCGACCCAAGCTTGCGCCCGGAAGCCCTCGCCAATAAAGATTTTCAGGCTCTTGCCGCTTTTTGGGCCGAGCAGCTTGACAATAATGCATAA
- a CDS encoding HU family DNA-binding protein, translating into MTKADLVEKIAAKANLTKAAAERALNAFLASVEDALVKESKLTLTGFGTFAVETRKARQGRNPRTGDTLTIPACKILKFRPGKMLKDSLN; encoded by the coding sequence ATGACTAAAGCTGATCTGGTTGAAAAAATCGCCGCCAAGGCAAACCTGACCAAGGCTGCCGCCGAGCGTGCCCTCAATGCTTTTCTTGCTTCTGTGGAAGACGCTCTTGTAAAAGAGTCCAAACTGACCCTTACGGGTTTTGGCACCTTTGCGGTAGAAACCCGCAAAGCTCGTCAGGGGCGCAACCCGCGCACCGGCGATACGCTGACCATTCCCGCCTGCAAAATTCTCAAATTCCGTCCCGGCAAAATGCTCAAGGACTCCCTGAATTAA
- a CDS encoding GatB/YqeY domain-containing protein translates to MTVTTTLFEQIDVDYIKAYKAKDSVRLTVLRLLKTAVKNRLVELKRPGGSLADEEMLDIIIKEGKQRQDSIDQFTAAGRTDLADKEAAELVILKEYLPKPLSPEELAALIDATVAEVGATSPKDMGKVISAIMAGHKGRVDGKALSEAVKKRLQP, encoded by the coding sequence ATGACTGTCACCACCACGCTTTTTGAGCAGATCGACGTTGACTATATCAAAGCCTACAAAGCCAAGGACAGTGTGCGCCTTACCGTGCTGCGCCTTCTCAAGACGGCGGTGAAGAATCGCCTGGTGGAACTCAAGCGCCCCGGCGGCAGCCTTGCCGACGAAGAAATGCTTGATATCATCATCAAGGAAGGCAAGCAGCGGCAGGATTCCATCGACCAGTTCACGGCAGCAGGCCGCACCGATCTGGCCGACAAAGAAGCGGCGGAGCTTGTCATTCTCAAGGAATACCTGCCCAAGCCTCTTTCGCCAGAAGAACTTGCAGCCCTTATTGACGCCACCGTGGCCGAAGTGGGCGCAACTTCCCCCAAGGATATGGGCAAGGTCATTTCTGCCATCATGGCGGGCCACAAAGGCCGTGTAGACGGCAAGGCTCTTTCGGAAGCCGTCAAAAAACGCCTCCAGCCGTAG
- a CDS encoding argininosuccinate synthase: MQNVKKVVLAYSGGLDTSVILKWLIETYKCEVIAVTADLGQPEDLTGVEEKALKTGASKAYVLDLREEMAKDFVFPMMRGAARYENRYLLGTSIARPLIAKALVDIARKEGADAVAHGATGKGNDQVRFEFAVSALAPDLKVIAPWREWDLMSRTALTAFAAKHGIHISSEAKRYSMDANMMHTSFEGSELENPGSAPDASCHQRCVPVEEAPDTPEIISVDFEQGNPVAVNGQRLSPAAIIKTLSEMAGRNGIGRDDMVENRFVGMKCRGVYENPAGTLLFALHRDLEGICMDRELLGIRDMLAVRYSQCVYNGFWYSPERETMQAFMDKSQECVTGTVRAKLYKGGVWPLARTSPNSLFSEDLATFEGGNYDHKDAAGFIRLNSLRLRLHAAVQSKLGK; this comes from the coding sequence ATGCAGAATGTAAAAAAAGTCGTCCTCGCCTATTCGGGCGGGCTTGATACTTCCGTTATCCTTAAATGGCTCATTGAGACCTACAAGTGTGAGGTCATTGCAGTTACCGCCGATCTGGGCCAGCCCGAAGACCTCACGGGCGTGGAAGAAAAAGCGCTCAAGACCGGCGCTTCCAAGGCCTACGTGCTTGATCTGCGCGAAGAAATGGCCAAGGACTTTGTATTCCCCATGATGCGCGGCGCTGCCCGCTACGAAAACCGCTATCTGCTGGGCACCTCCATCGCCCGCCCGCTCATCGCCAAGGCCCTTGTGGACATCGCCCGCAAGGAAGGCGCGGACGCCGTGGCCCACGGCGCTACAGGCAAGGGCAACGATCAGGTGCGTTTTGAATTTGCCGTCAGCGCTCTTGCGCCCGACCTCAAGGTCATCGCCCCCTGGCGCGAATGGGATCTCATGTCGCGCACGGCCCTCACGGCCTTTGCCGCAAAGCACGGCATCCATATCTCCAGCGAAGCCAAGCGCTACAGCATGGACGCCAACATGATGCACACGAGCTTTGAAGGCAGCGAGCTGGAAAATCCCGGCAGCGCGCCCGATGCCTCGTGCCATCAGCGCTGCGTGCCCGTGGAAGAAGCGCCCGACACCCCCGAGATCATCAGTGTGGATTTCGAGCAGGGCAACCCTGTGGCCGTCAACGGTCAGCGCCTCTCCCCCGCCGCCATCATCAAGACCCTCAGCGAAATGGCCGGACGTAACGGCATTGGCCGCGACGACATGGTCGAAAACCGCTTTGTGGGCATGAAGTGCCGTGGCGTGTACGAAAACCCCGCAGGCACCCTGCTGTTTGCCCTGCACCGCGACCTTGAAGGCATCTGCATGGACCGCGAACTGCTCGGCATCCGCGACATGCTGGCCGTGCGCTACTCGCAGTGCGTGTACAATGGATTCTGGTATTCGCCCGAACGCGAAACCATGCAGGCCTTTATGGACAAGTCGCAGGAATGCGTCACCGGCACCGTGCGCGCCAAACTCTACAAGGGCGGCGTGTGGCCCCTGGCCCGCACCTCCCCCAACTCGCTCTTCTCCGAAGATCTGGCCACCTTTGAAGGCGGCAACTACGATCACAAGGATGCCGCTGGCTTTATCCGCCTCAACAGCCTGCGCCTGCGCCTGCACGCCGCAGTGCAGAGCAAGCTCGGCAAGTAG
- the argH gene encoding argininosuccinate lyase, whose protein sequence is MKTNQSWGGRFAEGPKEAVAQYTDSQSYDRALYAQDIRASQAHARMLGRQGVISQNEARILVNGLDRVREEIEAGNFVWKPELEDVHMNIEARLTELVGDVGKKLHTGRSRNDQVGLTFRLFVADRLETWRQRAALLCSVLADKAAAHKTDILPGCTHLQPAQPVSLAHHLLAYAWMFRRDAMRLEDTLERVRISPLGAAALAGTTYPLDPQSVADEVGFAEIYGNSMDAVSDRDFVLEALFDGSTIMMHLSRLCEEIILWANPAFGFVRLSDGYSTGSSIMPQKKNPDVAELMRGKTGRVYGALTGLLTVMKGLPLAYNRDMQEDKEGFLDADRTVEASLRLMAGMLEELTFRTDRMREACKAGFLNATELADYLVGKGIPFREAHHITGQAVAMAEKAGKGLEDLSLGELLSLEPRIEDSVFAILEYAAAVSRRETPGGTGPRSVETQLEQIHQWLGQNLGEEN, encoded by the coding sequence ATGAAGACCAACCAGAGCTGGGGCGGCCGCTTTGCCGAAGGCCCCAAGGAAGCCGTGGCCCAGTATACGGATTCACAATCCTACGACAGGGCGCTCTACGCCCAGGATATCCGCGCGTCACAGGCGCATGCCCGCATGCTGGGCCGTCAGGGCGTCATCAGCCAGAACGAGGCGCGGATTCTGGTCAACGGTCTGGACCGTGTGCGCGAAGAAATAGAAGCTGGCAACTTTGTGTGGAAGCCCGAGCTGGAAGACGTGCACATGAATATTGAAGCGCGCCTCACCGAGCTTGTGGGAGATGTGGGCAAAAAACTGCACACGGGCCGCAGCCGCAACGATCAGGTGGGCCTGACATTCCGCCTCTTTGTGGCCGACCGCCTCGAAACCTGGCGTCAGCGCGCGGCCCTGCTGTGCTCCGTGCTGGCCGACAAGGCCGCTGCGCACAAGACGGACATCCTGCCAGGCTGCACCCATCTGCAACCGGCCCAGCCCGTAAGCCTTGCCCACCACCTGCTGGCCTATGCCTGGATGTTCCGCCGCGACGCCATGCGGCTCGAAGACACCCTTGAACGCGTGCGCATTTCCCCCCTTGGCGCGGCTGCTCTGGCTGGAACAACCTACCCTCTCGACCCGCAGAGCGTGGCGGACGAAGTGGGTTTTGCAGAAATTTACGGCAACTCCATGGACGCCGTTTCTGACCGCGATTTTGTGCTTGAAGCCCTTTTTGACGGCTCGACCATCATGATGCACCTCTCGCGCCTGTGCGAAGAGATCATCCTCTGGGCCAACCCCGCCTTTGGTTTTGTGCGCCTTTCTGACGGCTATTCCACTGGCTCGTCCATCATGCCGCAAAAGAAAAACCCTGACGTTGCCGAACTCATGCGCGGCAAGACCGGGCGCGTCTACGGGGCGCTGACGGGCCTGCTCACGGTCATGAAGGGTCTGCCCCTGGCCTACAACCGCGACATGCAGGAAGACAAGGAAGGTTTCCTTGACGCCGACCGCACCGTTGAAGCCTCGCTGCGCCTCATGGCGGGCATGCTGGAAGAACTGACCTTCCGCACTGACCGCATGCGCGAGGCCTGCAAGGCTGGCTTCCTCAACGCCACCGAACTGGCGGACTACCTCGTGGGCAAGGGTATTCCCTTCCGCGAGGCGCACCACATCACAGGCCAGGCCGTGGCTATGGCCGAGAAGGCTGGCAAAGGCCTTGAAGACCTCAGCCTTGGCGAACTCCTGAGCCTTGAACCGCGCATTGAGGACTCGGTTTTTGCCATTCTGGAATATGCCGCAGCCGTGAGCCGCCGCGAAACCCCCGGCGGTACCGGCCCCCGCTCTGTGGAAACACAGCTTGAACAGATCCACCAGTGGCTTGGGCAGAATCTGGGCGAGGAAAACTGA
- the fusA gene encoding elongation factor G: MPSIKHIRNIGIIAHIDAGKTTLSERMLFYSRKIHRMGEVHNGSATMDYMPEEQERGITIMSACTTCQWGENTINLIDTPGHVDFTIEVERALRVLDGAVGVFCAVGGVEPQSETVWRQSEDFNVPKIAFINKIDRLGADFEAVLEAMRQRLQTNAVAVTIPLGQGEDFRAVLDLVNEQSLTFDPADQGQTMHRAPFTKEEAAIAAPWREILLEKLGEADDAFVEPYLEGTFTLADINAALRRATLARTLTPVFCGSALRNMGVQPVLDAVCALLPSPADVPAPVGHDADGREIIVEATPDAPAAALVFKVLMENGRKLAFVRMYAGRIREGESLRNTASGKDDRLGRIYRPHADRREQVESAEAGEIVVVVGLRGHTGETYTARERQLALESIDAYAPVITLALEPRNADEGKILDEALARYTEEDPTLLARLDDDTGSRMVSGMGELHLDVLLERMQREYGISPRAGNPQVVLRETVRKEAEAASVFDREMGKERHQGSAALRVAPRTRGTGNVVEVGDFLPQDAAEARKILPRVYLDAALEGVRDALQCGDLTGYPIEDVAVTLTAVGRQEGLTTVPGCRMAAGQALREALAAATPVVLEPVMRVEITVPEDFLGASITLFTTCGGKVEDMEDHGGRKTLRGTAPLRRLFGFSTALRSATQGRAGLVMTFDRFDLP, translated from the coding sequence ATGCCCAGCATCAAGCATATCCGCAACATAGGCATTATTGCCCATATCGACGCGGGCAAGACCACGCTTTCCGAGCGCATGCTGTTCTACAGCCGCAAAATCCACCGCATGGGCGAGGTGCACAACGGCTCGGCCACCATGGACTACATGCCGGAGGAGCAGGAACGCGGCATCACCATCATGTCTGCCTGCACCACCTGCCAGTGGGGCGAAAATACCATCAACCTCATCGACACGCCCGGTCATGTGGACTTTACCATTGAGGTGGAGCGCGCCCTGCGCGTGCTGGACGGGGCCGTGGGCGTGTTCTGCGCCGTGGGCGGGGTTGAGCCGCAGTCGGAAACCGTGTGGCGGCAGTCGGAAGATTTCAACGTTCCCAAGATCGCCTTTATCAACAAGATAGACCGGCTGGGCGCGGATTTTGAGGCCGTACTCGAGGCCATGCGCCAGCGCCTGCAAACCAACGCCGTTGCCGTGACCATCCCCCTTGGGCAGGGCGAGGATTTCCGCGCCGTGCTTGACCTTGTGAACGAGCAAAGCCTGACGTTTGATCCGGCGGATCAGGGCCAGACCATGCACCGCGCGCCCTTCACCAAAGAAGAAGCCGCCATCGCCGCCCCCTGGCGCGAAATTCTGCTGGAAAAGCTTGGCGAAGCCGACGATGCCTTTGTGGAACCCTATCTTGAAGGCACCTTCACCCTGGCCGACATCAACGCGGCCCTGCGGCGCGCCACGCTGGCCCGCACGCTCACACCCGTTTTCTGCGGCTCTGCCCTGCGCAACATGGGTGTACAGCCCGTACTTGATGCCGTGTGCGCCCTGCTGCCCTCGCCCGCCGATGTCCCGGCCCCGGTGGGGCATGATGCCGATGGTCGGGAAATCATTGTGGAAGCAACGCCCGATGCCCCTGCTGCGGCGCTGGTTTTTAAAGTGCTCATGGAAAATGGCCGCAAGCTGGCCTTTGTACGCATGTACGCGGGCCGCATCCGCGAGGGCGAAAGCCTGCGCAATACCGCCAGCGGCAAGGATGACCGCCTGGGCCGCATCTACCGCCCCCATGCCGACAGGCGGGAACAGGTGGAAAGCGCCGAAGCGGGCGAAATCGTGGTCGTGGTGGGCCTGCGCGGGCATACGGGCGAAACCTATACTGCCCGGGAGCGGCAGCTTGCGCTGGAAAGCATAGATGCCTACGCGCCCGTCATCACCCTTGCGCTGGAACCCCGCAATGCGGACGAAGGCAAGATTCTGGACGAAGCGCTGGCGCGCTATACGGAAGAAGACCCCACCCTGCTGGCGCGGCTGGATGACGACACAGGCTCCCGCATGGTTTCCGGCATGGGCGAGCTGCATCTGGACGTTCTGCTGGAGCGCATGCAGCGCGAATACGGCATCAGCCCCCGCGCGGGCAATCCGCAGGTTGTGCTGCGCGAAACCGTGCGCAAGGAGGCCGAGGCGGCTTCTGTTTTTGACCGCGAAATGGGCAAGGAGCGCCATCAGGGCTCTGCGGCCCTACGCGTTGCGCCGCGCACCCGAGGCACGGGCAACGTGGTTGAAGTGGGCGACTTTTTACCGCAGGATGCCGCCGAAGCCCGCAAAATTCTGCCCAGGGTCTATCTGGACGCTGCCCTTGAAGGTGTGCGCGATGCCCTGCAATGCGGTGATCTGACAGGCTACCCCATTGAAGATGTGGCAGTGACTCTTACCGCAGTGGGCAGGCAGGAAGGCCTGACAACGGTTCCCGGTTGCCGCATGGCCGCCGGGCAAGCCCTGCGCGAGGCGCTGGCGGCGGCAACTCCCGTGGTACTTGAGCCTGTGATGCGCGTGGAAATTACCGTGCCGGAAGACTTCCTCGGCGCGTCCATCACATTGTTCACCACCTGCGGCGGCAAGGTTGAGGACATGGAAGACCACGGCGGGCGCAAAACCCTGCGTGGCACCGCCCCCCTGCGCCGCCTGTTCGGCTTTTCCACCGCCCTGCGCTCGGCCACACAGGGCCGCGCCGGGCTGGTAATGACCTTTGACCGCTTTGACCTGCCCTGA
- the rpsU gene encoding 30S ribosomal protein S21 yields the protein MPGVFLNDDDYNFDIALRRFKKQVEKAGVLSEMKKRQHYEKPSVMRKKKKAAARKRLMKKIRKMNMA from the coding sequence TTGCCCGGAGTTTTTCTTAACGACGACGACTATAACTTCGATATCGCACTGCGCCGCTTTAAGAAGCAGGTAGAAAAGGCGGGCGTTCTTTCTGAAATGAAGAAGCGCCAGCACTACGAAAAGCCCAGCGTTATGCGTAAAAAGAAGAAGGCCGCCGCCCGGAAGCGGCTGATGAAAAAGATCAGGAAGATGAACATGGCCTAG